A window of Elusimicrobiota bacterium contains these coding sequences:
- a CDS encoding chorismate-binding protein, whose product MSRVDFVSFDRARPGWNYSFQNPRGTRWARRPSEVEGVLGWAESESKRGRWVALALAYEAAATLNPELPAGRLGPEPLAWAASFSKPVPAVRPRPKPFSHTPWRPGVDADAHRRSISRIKTLIARGDTYQVNHTFPLECRFSGDARSWFWSLGPAQGARYAAFIDGGRWKWLSLSPELFFELRGNRVVLRPMKGSAPRGRWPAEDAELGARLGRSPKDRAENLMIVDLLRNDLGKVARPGTIHARSLFRVEKYPTVHQLTSTVAGRLGPGVAWRQCLAALFPSGSVTGAPKRRTMEIIRRLETAPRGLYTGAIGLIRPDGSGGIQRGHSDDRPEWENGPGPLRGRRRGDLGLLRRRGMAGIPSQRGVPSRSGVPTDRIPSSGRGALPVEGISLAAAAGLREAFRVCGGSKVF is encoded by the coding sequence ATGTCCCGGGTGGATTTTGTTTCCTTCGATCGCGCGCGGCCCGGTTGGAATTATTCCTTTCAAAATCCCCGGGGAACACGATGGGCGCGCCGTCCCTCGGAAGTGGAGGGCGTTCTCGGCTGGGCCGAATCGGAATCAAAACGCGGGCGCTGGGTGGCCTTGGCCCTGGCTTACGAAGCCGCCGCGACGTTGAACCCCGAGCTTCCGGCGGGGCGGTTGGGCCCGGAGCCCCTGGCCTGGGCCGCTTCCTTTTCCAAACCCGTCCCGGCGGTCCGGCCCCGGCCAAAACCATTTTCCCACACCCCCTGGCGGCCCGGGGTGGACGCGGACGCCCACCGTCGATCCATATCCCGCATCAAAACCCTCATCGCCCGGGGAGACACCTACCAGGTCAATCACACCTTTCCCTTGGAATGCCGGTTTTCCGGCGACGCCCGAAGCTGGTTTTGGTCCCTGGGACCGGCCCAGGGAGCCCGATACGCCGCGTTCATCGACGGGGGTCGGTGGAAGTGGCTCAGTCTTTCCCCCGAGTTGTTTTTTGAGCTCCGGGGAAACCGCGTGGTCCTCCGGCCCATGAAGGGGTCCGCCCCCCGGGGGCGTTGGCCCGCCGAGGACGCCGAACTCGGCGCCCGTCTCGGGCGGAGCCCCAAGGACCGGGCCGAAAACCTCATGATCGTTGATCTCCTTCGAAACGATTTGGGCAAAGTCGCCCGGCCGGGAACGATTCACGCCCGCTCCCTTTTCCGGGTCGAAAAGTATCCCACCGTGCATCAATTGACGTCGACCGTCGCGGGGCGCCTGGGCCCCGGCGTCGCCTGGCGGCAGTGCCTGGCCGCGCTCTTTCCCAGCGGCTCCGTCACGGGCGCGCCGAAGCGGCGGACCATGGAAATCATCCGGCGGTTGGAAACCGCGCCCCGGGGCCTCTACACCGGCGCCATCGGATTGATTCGACCCGACGGGAGCGGGGGAATTCAACGTGGCCATTCGGACGATCGCCCTGAATGGGAAAACGGGCCGGGCCCGTTGCGGGGTCGGCGCCGGGGTGACCTGGGGCTCCTCCGCCGTCGGGGAATGGCGGGAATCCCTTCTCAAAGGGGAGTTCCTTCGCGTTCCGGAGTTCCAACTGATCGAATCCCTTCGTCTGGAAGAGGGGCGTTGCCCGTTGAGGGAATTTCATTGGCGGCGGCTGCGGGACTCCGCGAAGCGTTTCGGGTTTGCGGTGGATCGAAAGTCTTTTGA
- a CDS encoding NifU family protein, producing MPGLPGPTGKTRRDLFRLSAVRITAAVSPSDPRVCAFALDRPVSDRSVVCRAAAQAAGSPLFEELFKLPGVVQVWADGSRVTVARGEDTDWKTFAGTVGAALRLALKSDRPPVAAGVPANAAGGDLAADIEKVLAEEINPSLAGHGGRAELDGLEGRVARIRFVGGCQGCGAAQLTLAHGVRRTLLDRLPALSDVRDVTDHTAGERPYYPSGAAGASPFPSAK from the coding sequence ATGCCCGGCCTGCCTGGCCCGACGGGGAAAACCCGCCGAGACCTTTTCCGTTTGAGCGCCGTCCGCATCACCGCCGCGGTGTCGCCTTCCGACCCGCGGGTGTGCGCCTTCGCCCTCGATCGTCCCGTGTCCGACCGTTCCGTCGTTTGCCGCGCCGCCGCCCAGGCGGCCGGGTCCCCCCTTTTTGAGGAATTGTTCAAACTGCCCGGCGTCGTGCAGGTCTGGGCGGACGGATCTCGCGTGACCGTGGCCCGGGGCGAGGACACCGATTGGAAAACTTTCGCCGGAACGGTCGGCGCGGCGTTGAGGCTCGCTCTCAAAAGCGATCGTCCGCCGGTGGCCGCCGGCGTCCCCGCCAACGCGGCCGGCGGCGATCTGGCGGCCGACATTGAAAAAGTGCTGGCGGAGGAAATCAACCCGTCCCTGGCGGGCCACGGCGGTCGCGCGGAACTGGACGGGTTGGAGGGCCGGGTGGCGCGAATTCGGTTTGTGGGCGGTTGCCAAGGGTGCGGCGCGGCCCAGTTGACCCTGGCCCACGGGGTGCGCCGCACGCTCTTGGATCGCCTCCCCGCGCTCTCCGATGTTCGGGACGTCACCGACCACACGGCCGGTGAACGCCCCTATTACCCCTCCGGCGCCGCGGGCGCCAGCCCCTTTCCCTCCGCGAAGTAG
- a CDS encoding gliding motility-associated C-terminal domain-containing protein, producing the protein MRRRDRILRFWVGAVAGLLWSADVGALEVKIKNVADDEIAPGVVFSTASGAANQYRTGLQYIEIAHPESRFRKVFVYTDNGAAFGQSKEGLVNQDDPGQPPVPFYWRNFPGRPEAFDPGNEWAWTLLLEKSLPEFAVEATKDARALVTPGDDGLSRVAVAFKTPVETERGTYVSRLVLEEISDVADINGPVVDHTPFNDVILVNIPIGVQTTAEDDGSVVSSTFYFRLDGTGLFQPRTTILTPDPVNPFKWMVQATLDPGDVHPGTMDYYFAARDNFENETVTPIYRANLVPEDGAVTRTMSVEGGLTTVPVGDPLLPGLTLDFPPHSLNGDQTLQVTLKPSSNYPSVEGRTPLRVFDLSPDGLRFSRPVTLSIPYPDQDQDGRVDGTGVDETLLRVFWFDGHLWRFVGGQVDPVANRVSVAISHFSVYSLAPLATTLTPDMVRPAEKIITPNGDGQNDYAQFNISGEFTVEFFDLRGERVRRLSGINIWDGRDDDGKLAETGTYIYRLTGQGLTVTGALAVAR; encoded by the coding sequence GTGCGGCGCCGTGATCGAATTCTCCGATTCTGGGTGGGAGCCGTTGCGGGGCTCTTATGGTCCGCCGACGTCGGCGCCCTCGAGGTGAAAATTAAAAACGTGGCCGACGACGAAATCGCCCCGGGAGTGGTGTTCAGCACCGCTTCGGGCGCCGCCAACCAATACCGCACCGGCCTCCAATACATCGAAATCGCCCACCCCGAATCCCGTTTCCGGAAGGTCTTTGTTTACACCGACAACGGCGCCGCCTTCGGGCAATCCAAAGAGGGCCTGGTCAATCAAGACGACCCGGGTCAACCGCCCGTGCCTTTTTATTGGCGAAATTTCCCCGGTCGTCCCGAGGCTTTCGATCCGGGGAACGAATGGGCCTGGACTCTTTTGCTGGAGAAATCCCTGCCGGAATTCGCCGTTGAAGCCACCAAGGACGCCCGGGCTCTGGTCACGCCGGGCGACGACGGGCTTTCCCGCGTTGCGGTCGCTTTTAAAACGCCCGTGGAGACCGAGCGGGGAACCTACGTGTCGCGGTTGGTGCTGGAAGAAATCAGCGACGTGGCCGACATCAACGGACCGGTGGTCGACCACACGCCCTTTAACGACGTCATCCTGGTCAACATTCCGATCGGAGTTCAAACCACCGCGGAGGACGATGGATCCGTTGTTTCTTCAACGTTTTATTTCCGCTTGGACGGAACGGGCCTGTTCCAACCCCGGACGACGATTTTAACGCCGGACCCCGTCAACCCTTTTAAGTGGATGGTCCAAGCGACGCTCGATCCCGGGGACGTGCATCCCGGGACCATGGACTACTATTTTGCGGCCCGGGACAATTTCGAGAACGAAACCGTCACCCCGATCTATCGGGCCAATTTGGTTCCCGAAGACGGGGCCGTCACGCGAACGATGTCGGTCGAGGGCGGCTTGACCACGGTGCCGGTCGGGGACCCCCTCCTGCCGGGTCTCACCCTCGATTTCCCGCCCCACAGCCTGAACGGCGACCAAACCCTTCAGGTGACGCTCAAGCCCTCGTCCAATTACCCGTCGGTGGAGGGTCGAACGCCGCTCCGGGTATTCGACCTGTCGCCGGACGGGCTTCGCTTCAGCCGGCCGGTCACCCTCAGCATTCCCTACCCCGACCAGGATCAAGACGGGCGGGTGGACGGCACGGGCGTGGACGAGACGTTGCTGCGCGTGTTTTGGTTCGACGGCCACCTCTGGCGCTTCGTGGGCGGGCAGGTGGACCCGGTGGCCAATCGGGTGAGCGTGGCCATCTCCCATTTCAGCGTCTACAGCCTGGCGCCCCTGGCCACGACCTTGACGCCCGACATGGTCCGGCCGGCGGAAAAGATCATTACCCCCAACGGGGACGGCCAAAACGATTACGCGCAATTCAACATTTCGGGCGAATTCACCGTGGAGTTCTTCGATTTGAGGGGCGAGCGGGTGCGCCGCCTCTCGGGCATCAACATTTGGGACGGCCGGGACGACGACGGGAAATTGGCGGAAACCGGCACGTATATTTATCGTTTGACCGGACAGGGATTGACGGTGACGGGCGCCCTGGCGGTGGCGCGCTGA
- a CDS encoding YaeQ family protein: protein MILRCDLHLNGGHRKLILSPHADETLDHLALKLSAFLLLWAEEPLVAPSAKHPALLGQEFRPDLLALDDRGEARLWIECGTVSMNKLSKVSRRFPYAQLIVVKESPEDGRRLRRDLEAESLRRAPAIWAWPKEAFRDWRNALGERTEAFGESGDRSLNLVINETPIAVDFQVVE, encoded by the coding sequence GTGATTTTACGCTGCGACCTCCATCTCAACGGCGGCCATCGCAAACTGATCCTGTCCCCCCACGCCGACGAGACCCTGGACCACCTGGCCCTAAAGCTTTCCGCCTTCCTGCTCCTCTGGGCCGAGGAGCCCCTGGTGGCCCCCTCGGCCAAACACCCCGCGCTTCTGGGGCAGGAATTCCGCCCCGACCTCCTGGCCCTGGACGACCGGGGGGAAGCGCGCCTCTGGATCGAGTGCGGCACCGTGTCCATGAACAAGCTTTCCAAGGTCTCCCGCCGGTTTCCCTACGCCCAACTGATCGTCGTTAAAGAGTCGCCCGAGGACGGTCGCCGCCTGCGCCGGGACCTTGAGGCCGAATCTCTACGGCGGGCCCCGGCCATTTGGGCCTGGCCCAAGGAGGCCTTCCGGGATTGGCGGAATGCCCTGGGAGAACGCACGGAAGCATTCGGGGAAAGCGGGGACCGCTCGTTGAACCTGGTGATCAACGAGACGCCCATCGCGGTCGATTTCCAGGTTGTGGAATAG
- the xth gene encoding exodeoxyribonuclease III, with amino-acid sequence MKIATFNANSVRSRLPIVLKWLNAERPDVLAVQETKVMDDQFPRADFENAGWHAAIRGQKSYNGVAFFSQKPLDSVDATWDPSGSGEARALVGRLGEWLLINTYVPQGFEPDSPKFENKLKFYAGLKKLFAKHVRPDAPALWMGDLNVAPTEIDLWDPKRNAEHVCFHPKARAALAAACDGLWTDLFREKEKGPDQYTYWDYMIPTNFTRNRGWRIDHMMGTPPAVRRLNKIWIDRTPRGWEKPSDHTFLVAEFD; translated from the coding sequence GTGAAAATCGCCACGTTTAACGCCAACTCCGTCCGTTCCCGCCTGCCCATCGTCCTGAAATGGTTAAACGCGGAGCGCCCGGACGTGTTGGCCGTGCAGGAAACCAAGGTCATGGACGACCAGTTTCCCCGGGCGGATTTTGAAAACGCGGGTTGGCACGCCGCGATCCGCGGCCAGAAATCCTACAACGGCGTCGCCTTTTTTTCTCAAAAACCTCTGGATTCCGTGGACGCCACCTGGGACCCCTCGGGGTCCGGGGAGGCCCGCGCCCTGGTCGGCCGGCTGGGCGAGTGGCTGTTGATCAACACCTACGTGCCCCAGGGGTTCGAGCCCGACTCCCCCAAATTCGAAAACAAGCTGAAATTTTACGCGGGCTTAAAAAAACTTTTCGCCAAGCACGTCCGGCCGGACGCGCCCGCCCTGTGGATGGGCGATTTGAACGTGGCGCCGACGGAAATCGACCTGTGGGACCCCAAGCGAAACGCCGAGCACGTTTGCTTCCATCCCAAGGCCCGGGCGGCCCTGGCGGCCGCCTGCGACGGGCTGTGGACCGACCTCTTCCGGGAAAAAGAAAAGGGGCCGGACCAATACACCTACTGGGATTACATGATTCCGACCAATTTCACCCGCAATCGGGGGTGGCGCATCGATCACATGATGGGGACCCCGCCGGCGGTTCGGCGGCTAAATAAAATTTGGATCGACCGGACGCCCCGGGGGTGGGAAAAACCCTCCGACCACACCTTCCTGGTGGCGGAATTCGACTGA
- a CDS encoding P-loop NTPase, translating into MTQPTSEILAARRGPKERRPGPDTLAKVGNVIAVGSGKGGVGKSTVTANLAVALTKLGARVGILDADIYGPSQPRLLGAPLDRPPAEDGQITPIVRHGIPLMSIGFIVPEGSPVIWRAPMALKALAQFLGNVEWGELDYLLIDMPPGTGDVQLSLAQQAPLTGCVVVTTPQDVALGVARKGLRMFEQVKVPVLGIVENMSGFVCEKCGHDHKLFKKAGGETLARETGAPFLGAVPLEIAVMEGGDAGEPILLRTDQSPAAKAFLEIARRLEAEVARQNAGTSAEEPTQAKIGPAGELRLSWPDGHEGAYAAWTLRGRCPCAQCVDEDTGRRVLDPKRVPLDVRITGVQPVGRYGLGLAFTDGHNTGIYKFADFQAICECPACLARRGKPAETFSV; encoded by the coding sequence ATGACCCAACCCACCTCCGAAATCCTCGCCGCGCGACGTGGCCCCAAAGAACGACGGCCCGGCCCCGACACCTTGGCCAAGGTCGGCAACGTCATTGCGGTCGGCAGCGGCAAGGGCGGCGTGGGGAAATCCACGGTGACCGCCAATTTGGCCGTGGCCCTCACCAAGCTCGGCGCCCGGGTGGGAATTTTGGACGCGGACATTTACGGCCCCAGCCAACCCCGGTTGCTGGGCGCCCCCCTGGACCGCCCCCCCGCCGAGGACGGCCAAATCACCCCCATCGTCCGCCACGGCATTCCCCTCATGTCCATCGGGTTTATCGTGCCCGAGGGATCGCCGGTCATCTGGCGGGCCCCCATGGCGCTCAAGGCCCTGGCCCAATTTTTGGGGAACGTGGAGTGGGGCGAATTGGATTATCTGTTGATCGACATGCCGCCGGGCACCGGCGACGTGCAGTTGTCCCTGGCCCAGCAGGCGCCCCTGACCGGCTGCGTCGTGGTGACGACGCCCCAGGACGTCGCTTTGGGCGTCGCCCGGAAGGGCCTCCGCATGTTCGAGCAGGTGAAAGTGCCGGTTTTGGGCATCGTGGAGAACATGAGCGGGTTTGTCTGCGAGAAGTGCGGACACGATCACAAATTATTTAAGAAAGCCGGGGGCGAAACCCTGGCCCGGGAAACCGGCGCGCCGTTTCTGGGCGCGGTGCCCTTGGAAATCGCCGTCATGGAAGGCGGCGACGCCGGCGAACCGATTTTGCTGCGCACCGACCAATCCCCCGCGGCCAAGGCGTTCCTGGAAATCGCCCGGCGTCTGGAAGCCGAAGTGGCCCGGCAAAACGCCGGCACTTCCGCCGAGGAGCCGACCCAGGCCAAAATCGGTCCCGCGGGCGAATTGCGGCTTTCCTGGCCCGACGGCCACGAGGGCGCCTACGCCGCCTGGACCCTGCGCGGCCGATGCCCCTGCGCCCAGTGCGTGGACGAAGACACCGGCCGCCGGGTGTTGGACCCGAAACGCGTGCCTTTGGACGTCCGGATCACCGGCGTTCAGCCCGTCGGCCGTTACGGCCTGGGGCTGGCTTTCACCGACGGGCACAACACCGGCATTTACAAATTCGCCGATTTCCAGGCGATCTGCGAATGCCCGGCCTGCCTGGCCCGACGGGGAAAACCCGCCGAGACCTTTTCCGTTTGA